The Grus americana isolate bGruAme1 chromosome 8, bGruAme1.mat, whole genome shotgun sequence genome includes a region encoding these proteins:
- the RGS1 gene encoding regulator of G-protein signaling 1, which produces MPGFFFPHNNMTELNGKEDCKLAEGKIHKKKQKAFGADLKNYLKCMVPHIESGIKTSNSRNVMLSAEEVIQWSQSLEKLLASQSGQGVFREFLKSEFSEENIEFWLACEDYKKTKSDHLHGKAERIYEEFVQSDAIKQINIDYQMREATAKRAQDPTHTSFDEAQKSVYILMERDSYPRFLKSKAYLNLLNQLQTNTSK; this is translated from the exons atgccaggatttttttttccccacaacaaCATGACtgaattaaatggaaaagaggACTGCAAGCTTGCAGAAGGCAAAATccataaaaagaagcaaaaggctTT TGGTGCAGAtctcaaaaattatttgaagtgcATGGTACCACATATTGAATCTGGGATCAAGACTTCCAACTCCCGAAACGTCAT gctttcagcagaggaagtAATACAGTGGTCCCAGTCTTTAGAAAAGCTCTTGGCCAGCCAAA GTGGTCAAGGTGTCTTTCGGGAGTTCCTGAAGTCAGAATTCAGCGAGGAAAACATTGAGTTCTGGTTGGCTTGCGAGGATTACAAGAAAACTAAGTCTGATCACTTACATGGCAAAGCAGAGAGGATTTATGAGGAGTTTGTTCAGTCAGATGCTATTAAACAG ATCAATATTGACTATCAGATGAGGGAAGCAACTGCCAAAAGGGCTCAAGACCCAACTCACACAAGTTTTGATGAAGCCCAGAAAAGCGTGTACATCCTCATGGAAAGGGATTCATATCCCAGATTTTTGAAATCCAAAGCCTACCTGAACCTTTTGAACCAGCTGCAAACCAACACttcaaaatga